A stretch of Microbulbifer bruguierae DNA encodes these proteins:
- a CDS encoding serine hydrolase domain-containing protein, translating to MDIQGYCAPGFEALYDAFAINFSDHGDVGASFCAVHQQEIVASLWAGSADRGGERPFEEDTLVNVFSSSKGILALIALQQVAAGNLDLDLPVAHYWPEFAAAGKQSITGRQLLCHRSGVIAFRDRVADELIYDWQGALTQVAGTAPWWEPGTQQGYSPFLYGWTLGGLIEKASGQSLMSLYRAGIADPLALAGGFGAVGHRSAEIADVGALKKPLPELRDNAIGRSIKQDRQGPVATAFTNPVSLMTGTNSEQWRSALIPAANGHFCARDLATVYGDLASEDPQLLPRDLLHSATAEQSRGQDAILQADVAFGCGFIKSAAARDLQFGGPAGFGHPGAGGSVGFADPEAELGFGYVTSRMGQSLFMDQRAIGMMECLYRLL from the coding sequence GCCCCGGGGTTTGAAGCCCTGTACGATGCTTTCGCCATCAACTTCAGCGACCACGGCGACGTGGGAGCATCATTCTGCGCGGTTCACCAGCAGGAGATAGTGGCTTCTCTGTGGGCGGGAAGTGCTGATCGGGGCGGGGAGCGGCCCTTCGAAGAAGACACCCTGGTCAATGTATTTTCATCCTCCAAGGGTATTCTCGCCCTGATTGCCCTGCAGCAGGTGGCGGCCGGAAACCTGGATCTGGATCTGCCGGTGGCCCATTACTGGCCCGAGTTCGCTGCGGCGGGCAAGCAGAGCATTACCGGGCGCCAGCTGCTGTGTCACCGTTCCGGTGTGATTGCCTTCCGTGACCGGGTTGCCGACGAACTGATTTATGACTGGCAGGGGGCGCTAACTCAGGTAGCGGGCACCGCGCCCTGGTGGGAGCCCGGTACGCAACAGGGATATTCGCCGTTTTTGTACGGTTGGACGCTGGGTGGATTGATTGAAAAAGCCAGCGGCCAGTCATTGATGTCACTGTACCGCGCTGGAATTGCCGACCCATTGGCTCTGGCCGGCGGATTCGGTGCGGTGGGGCACCGGTCGGCGGAGATTGCCGACGTCGGCGCATTGAAGAAGCCCCTCCCGGAGCTGCGTGACAATGCCATCGGCCGTTCGATCAAGCAGGACCGCCAGGGACCTGTGGCCACCGCCTTTACTAATCCGGTATCACTGATGACAGGGACCAATAGCGAGCAGTGGCGAAGCGCATTGATTCCCGCGGCAAATGGCCATTTTTGTGCCCGAGACCTCGCCACCGTCTACGGTGATCTCGCCAGTGAAGATCCGCAGCTGCTGCCGCGGGATCTGCTGCACTCTGCCACCGCGGAACAGAGCCGGGGTCAGGACGCCATATTGCAGGCAGACGTTGCCTTTGGGTGCGGCTTTATTAAATCCGCCGCTGCGCGAGACCTGCAGTTTGGCGGGCCCGCGGGTTTTGGGCACCCGGGTGCCGGTGGTAGTGTCGGATTCGCAGATCCGGAGGCCGAACTGGGATTTGGCTATGTGACTTCCCGGATGGGGCAGAGTCTGTTTATGGATCAGCGGGCTATTGGCATGATGGAATGTCTGTACCGGCTGCTGTAA
- a CDS encoding SlyX family protein has translation MKNEVQQLCARVDELETRLAFQEDTITQLNDVIAAQDAQLRALLGRVKDMADKYQDLSYEMQKGLKPGDEKPPHY, from the coding sequence ATGAAGAACGAAGTGCAACAGCTCTGTGCCCGAGTGGATGAGCTGGAAACTCGTCTGGCTTTCCAGGAAGACACAATCACTCAGCTGAATGACGTGATTGCTGCCCAGGACGCCCAGCTCAGGGCCCTGCTCGGCAGGGTGAAGGATATGGCGGACAAATATCAGGACCTGAGCTACGAAATGCAAAAGGGGCTCAAACCTGGTGACGAAAAGCCGCCACACTATTGA
- a CDS encoding OmpA family protein has protein sequence MKKWVAILALGSLVGCTTLDPYTQESKTSNAAKGAGAGAVAGAIIGAATASKSDRKKGAITGAIGGAAIGGGVGYYMDRQEMALRQRLEGTGVRVQREGDNIRLIMPGNITFATNRFEIRTDFYDTLDSVVLVLNEFDKTAIRVSGHTDSTGSDVTNQTLSERRAESVAGFFTTRGVAAGRVQAVGYGERYPIASNDSDAGRQANRRVELELLPIQ, from the coding sequence ATGAAAAAATGGGTAGCAATTCTTGCCCTGGGCTCACTGGTCGGTTGTACCACCCTGGACCCCTATACTCAGGAAAGTAAAACCAGTAATGCTGCCAAAGGCGCAGGGGCTGGTGCAGTAGCGGGGGCGATCATTGGTGCAGCTACTGCCAGTAAGAGCGATCGCAAGAAGGGCGCCATTACCGGTGCTATCGGCGGTGCGGCGATTGGCGGTGGTGTCGGTTATTACATGGATCGCCAGGAAATGGCCCTTCGCCAGCGCCTTGAAGGCACCGGCGTTCGGGTACAGCGAGAGGGTGACAACATTCGCCTGATCATGCCGGGTAATATCACGTTTGCGACCAACCGTTTTGAAATCCGCACCGATTTCTATGACACACTCGATTCCGTGGTACTGGTTCTGAACGAATTCGACAAGACCGCAATCCGTGTCAGTGGCCACACCGACAGCACTGGCTCTGACGTTACTAACCAGACGCTCAGTGAGCGTCGCGCGGAATCCGTCGCCGGTTTCTTCACCACTCGTGGTGTTGCCGCTGGTCGTGTACAGGCAGTGGGCTATGGCGAGCGCTATCCAATTGCCAGCAATGACTCAGACGCGGGCCGCCAGGCCAACCGTCGGGTAGAGTTGGAATTGCTTCCGATTCAGTAA
- a CDS encoding SpoIIAA family protein, with protein sequence MIEHCWHHDHEILEIRPVADLKPSEFRALAAQVDPVICAHGNLQGLLIDARHVRGWQNFAALISNCVFIRNQHRHLHRIAVLSDNIMLGFMPQLLNHFVSAEVRPFPAEAEELALDWLLHSRRGSISVGQK encoded by the coding sequence ATGATCGAGCATTGCTGGCATCACGATCACGAAATTCTTGAAATTCGCCCCGTCGCGGATTTAAAACCGTCCGAGTTTCGCGCATTGGCGGCGCAGGTAGATCCGGTTATCTGTGCCCATGGAAATTTACAGGGTCTTCTGATTGACGCGCGGCATGTGCGCGGGTGGCAAAACTTTGCCGCATTGATTTCCAATTGTGTGTTCATTCGCAACCAACACCGTCACCTGCATCGGATTGCAGTACTGTCGGATAACATCATGCTGGGGTTTATGCCGCAGCTGCTCAATCACTTTGTTTCCGCAGAAGTACGCCCCTTCCCGGCGGAGGCAGAAGAGTTGGCACTGGATTGGCTGTTGCACTCAAGACGGGGATCAATCAGCGTCGGACAAAAATAA
- a CDS encoding class I SAM-dependent methyltransferase has product MQLAVTAADDNTCPRAEALASELQLPFLGAVAEKFVEEFPFVLRCGESLQLCATGRKAPGPISVDFVTGAAAHRRKFGGGKGQSIAKAIGVRSGFQPLVLDATAGLGRDAFVLASLGCEVRMLERNPVVYALLADGLERLQQAAITDPELAPIAARMMLEPRVKSAVAWLGELPHESIPVIYLDPMFPSRDKSAKVKKDMAAFHQLVGSDEDADALLAPALAACYYRTVVKRPKLAPDLAGHKPNLRLEGKSGRFDVYTRHGVPG; this is encoded by the coding sequence ATGCAGTTGGCGGTTACTGCTGCGGACGACAATACCTGCCCCCGGGCTGAAGCCCTTGCCAGTGAGCTGCAGTTGCCTTTCCTTGGCGCTGTAGCAGAAAAATTTGTCGAAGAGTTTCCCTTTGTACTTCGCTGCGGCGAAAGTCTCCAGCTCTGCGCTACCGGGCGCAAGGCACCGGGGCCGATCAGTGTGGATTTTGTTACCGGCGCGGCGGCGCATCGGCGCAAATTCGGCGGAGGCAAAGGGCAGTCGATTGCCAAGGCCATCGGCGTGCGCAGTGGCTTTCAGCCGCTGGTACTGGATGCCACTGCGGGCCTTGGTCGAGACGCTTTTGTGCTTGCATCTCTCGGCTGCGAAGTGCGAATGTTGGAGCGCAACCCGGTTGTCTATGCGCTGTTGGCAGACGGTTTAGAGCGGTTGCAGCAGGCGGCGATAACCGATCCGGAACTTGCCCCGATTGCAGCGCGTATGATGCTCGAACCCCGGGTAAAAAGCGCTGTTGCCTGGTTGGGTGAGCTGCCTCACGAATCCATTCCGGTTATTTATCTGGATCCGATGTTTCCCAGCCGCGACAAAAGTGCCAAGGTCAAAAAGGATATGGCGGCGTTTCACCAGTTGGTGGGAAGTGACGAAGATGCCGATGCGCTGCTGGCGCCGGCCCTTGCTGCCTGTTACTACCGCACTGTGGTCAAGCGTCCAAAGCTGGCGCCTGACCTGGCGGGGCACAAGCCAAATCTCAGACTCGAGGGGAAGTCCGGGCGTTTTGATGTTTATACCCGGCACGGGGTGCCGGGTTGA
- a CDS encoding L-serine ammonia-lyase, translated as MSISVFELFKIGIGPSSSHTVGPMVAAHQFVTDLEQRGALARTERVEVHLYGSLALTGVGHGTDMAVLMGLEGEAPDTIDVDSIDNRLASIEQHQQLILNGTRAIHFERERDLLFHKEEFLPQHSNGMTCKAFAGDECLFDCSYFSIGGGFVLSEEDFKHKEQIATLLPYDFSSAVEMMQMCEEHGWTIAELAMENEKAFRSEQEVKDGLWKIWEVMDASIQRGCHQSGVLPGGLGVRRRAEEHYRELSKQSDEERRQGLSILDWVSLFALAVNEENAARGRIVTAPTNGAAGVIPATIAYYVEFVHDPAQHGDLKDQVVEFLLTAGAVGMLFKKNASISAAEVGCQGEIGVACSMASAGLAAVQGGTNQQIENAAEIGMEHNLGLTCDPIGGLVQVPCIERNTMGAVKAINAARLALRGTGAHIVPLDSVIETMRQTGIDMQSKYKETSLGGLAVNAVNC; from the coding sequence ATGAGCATCAGTGTTTTCGAGCTGTTCAAAATCGGCATCGGTCCCTCCAGCTCCCACACCGTGGGCCCCATGGTGGCGGCGCATCAGTTTGTTACTGACCTTGAGCAGCGAGGCGCACTGGCCAGGACTGAACGGGTGGAAGTCCACCTGTATGGTTCTCTTGCGCTGACCGGAGTGGGGCACGGCACCGATATGGCCGTGCTGATGGGACTGGAAGGCGAGGCTCCCGACACAATTGATGTCGACAGTATCGACAACCGACTCGCCAGTATTGAGCAGCACCAGCAGCTTATTCTCAACGGTACCCGCGCCATCCATTTTGAAAGGGAGCGGGACCTGCTGTTCCACAAGGAAGAGTTCCTTCCCCAGCACTCCAACGGCATGACCTGTAAAGCGTTTGCCGGCGACGAGTGCCTGTTCGATTGCAGCTATTTTTCCATCGGCGGCGGCTTTGTACTCTCAGAGGAAGACTTCAAGCACAAGGAGCAGATCGCTACCCTGCTCCCCTACGATTTCAGTTCTGCGGTAGAAATGATGCAGATGTGCGAGGAGCACGGCTGGACGATTGCCGAACTCGCGATGGAAAACGAGAAAGCATTCCGCTCCGAGCAGGAAGTAAAGGACGGGCTCTGGAAGATCTGGGAAGTGATGGACGCTTCCATCCAGCGAGGTTGCCACCAGAGCGGTGTGCTGCCCGGCGGCCTGGGCGTGCGCCGCCGAGCCGAGGAGCATTACCGGGAGCTGTCAAAGCAGTCCGACGAAGAGCGCCGCCAGGGACTTTCCATCCTCGACTGGGTGAGCCTGTTTGCACTGGCCGTGAATGAAGAAAACGCGGCCCGGGGACGTATTGTGACAGCGCCAACCAACGGCGCCGCCGGGGTCATCCCGGCGACCATTGCCTATTACGTGGAATTTGTACACGACCCGGCGCAACACGGCGACCTGAAGGATCAGGTGGTGGAATTCCTGTTGACCGCCGGTGCTGTGGGGATGCTGTTCAAGAAAAACGCATCGATTTCTGCAGCGGAAGTTGGCTGTCAGGGAGAAATTGGTGTGGCCTGCTCGATGGCATCTGCAGGACTTGCGGCGGTCCAGGGTGGCACCAATCAGCAGATTGAGAACGCGGCAGAAATCGGTATGGAGCACAATCTCGGGCTGACCTGTGATCCGATCGGCGGCCTGGTACAGGTACCCTGTATCGAGCGCAATACCATGGGCGCGGTAAAAGCCATCAATGCCGCCCGCCTGGCTCTGCGCGGCACTGGCGCGCACATCGTGCCGCTGGACAGCGTGATTGAAACCATGCGCCAGACCGGTATCGATATGCAGAGCAAGTACAAGGAAACATCTCTCGGCGGATTGGCGGTCAATGCGGTGAACTGCTGA
- the cmoB gene encoding tRNA 5-methoxyuridine(34)/uridine 5-oxyacetic acid(34) synthase CmoB has protein sequence MIDYTPLYAGLQHIPALRPWLTTLPQQISEGLSAARWGDLPDWQAVLNALPDITPSSLETVSEVRVGGASDATEQQLQQLETQLRKLHPWRKGPWTLFDIFIDTEWRSDWKWDRVAPHLHDLSNRLVLDVGCGSGYHCWRQFGAGARRVIGIDPSAKFVAQFYALKKYMGLEKPVDVLPVGIEALPANLQAFDTTLSMGVLYHRRSPLDHLRELKETLRPGGQLLLETLVIDGGLGDCLVPEDRYAKMRNVWFFPSTATLESWLRKTGFVDVRTVDLDRTRLEEQRSTDWMRFESLVDFLDPEDHSKTVEGHPAPLRATLTAIAG, from the coding sequence ATGATCGACTACACCCCGCTTTATGCAGGCCTGCAACATATTCCAGCCCTGCGCCCCTGGCTCACCACCCTGCCGCAGCAGATCAGCGAGGGGCTCAGTGCCGCGCGCTGGGGCGACCTGCCCGACTGGCAGGCAGTTTTGAATGCGCTTCCCGACATTACGCCCTCCTCCCTGGAAACCGTCAGCGAGGTGCGCGTGGGCGGCGCCAGCGATGCCACGGAACAGCAGTTGCAGCAACTGGAAACACAACTGCGCAAACTGCACCCCTGGCGCAAAGGCCCCTGGACACTGTTCGATATTTTTATTGATACCGAGTGGCGCTCCGACTGGAAATGGGATCGGGTGGCGCCGCATCTGCACGACCTGAGCAACCGCCTGGTACTGGACGTGGGCTGCGGCAGCGGCTATCACTGCTGGCGTCAATTCGGCGCCGGCGCCCGACGGGTGATTGGTATCGACCCGTCCGCTAAATTCGTCGCCCAGTTCTACGCGCTGAAAAAATACATGGGCCTGGAGAAGCCCGTCGATGTTTTACCCGTTGGCATCGAGGCCCTGCCCGCCAATCTGCAGGCTTTCGACACCACTCTGTCCATGGGGGTGCTGTATCACCGTCGCTCCCCTCTGGATCATCTGCGGGAACTGAAAGAAACCCTGCGCCCCGGCGGCCAGTTGTTACTGGAAACCCTGGTGATCGATGGCGGCCTCGGCGATTGCCTGGTACCGGAAGACCGCTACGCAAAAATGCGCAATGTGTGGTTCTTCCCCAGCACCGCAACTCTGGAAAGCTGGCTGCGGAAAACCGGCTTTGTGGATGTTCGTACCGTGGACCTCGACCGCACCCGCCTCGAGGAGCAGCGCAGCACGGACTGGATGCGGTTCGAGTCTCTGGTGGATTTTCTCGATCCCGAGGATCACAGTAAAACCGTCGAAGGCCATCCGGCCCCGCTGCGCGCCACCCTCACGGCGATCGCCGGTTAG
- the cmoA gene encoding carboxy-S-adenosyl-L-methionine synthase CmoA produces the protein MSSAVSKKDDIFAKPLGEVAGFTFDQSVVEVFPDMIQRSVPGYTTIVAMIGTLAERFAQAGSRCYDLGSSLGAATLAMRHRIPAADCEIIAVDNSPAMIERARTVLAADSGQVPVQLICDDLQDVVIENASVVVLNFTLQFIATSEREQILQKIYDGLRPGGVLILSEKVAFSDSDHQELMIDLHHAFKAANGYSALEIAQKRSALENVLIPETLYDHRTRLKSVGFHSVDVWFQCFNFASLIAIKQRAD, from the coding sequence GTGAGCAGCGCAGTGAGCAAGAAAGACGATATTTTTGCCAAACCCCTGGGTGAAGTCGCGGGCTTCACCTTCGATCAGTCTGTGGTGGAAGTGTTTCCGGACATGATCCAGCGTTCGGTGCCGGGCTACACCACGATCGTGGCCATGATCGGCACCCTCGCCGAGCGCTTCGCCCAGGCCGGTAGCCGCTGCTACGACCTGGGCAGCTCCCTCGGCGCCGCGACCCTGGCCATGCGTCACCGTATTCCCGCAGCGGATTGCGAAATCATCGCCGTGGACAATTCCCCGGCGATGATCGAGCGCGCCCGCACGGTACTCGCCGCGGACAGCGGCCAGGTTCCGGTACAGCTGATCTGCGACGACCTGCAGGATGTGGTCATCGAAAATGCCTCGGTGGTGGTGTTGAATTTCACCTTGCAGTTCATCGCCACCAGTGAACGCGAACAGATTCTTCAGAAAATCTATGACGGGCTGCGCCCCGGCGGCGTACTGATCCTGTCGGAAAAAGTGGCATTTTCAGACAGCGATCACCAGGAACTGATGATCGACCTGCACCACGCATTCAAAGCCGCCAACGGCTACAGTGCACTGGAAATTGCCCAGAAGCGCAGCGCACTGGAAAACGTATTGATACCGGAAACCCTGTACGACCACCGCACACGCCTAAAGAGCGTGGGCTTTCACAGTGTCGATGTCTGGTTCCAGTGTTTCAACTTCGCCTCGCTGATTGCCATCAAACAGCGCGCAGACTGA
- a CDS encoding insulinase family protein, producing the protein MSNVHPAFEAITSAEIESLGVRVEEYRHRRTGAQHLHIAADNPENVFLVALRTVPHDSTGVAHILEHTALCGSDKYPVRDPFFMMIRRSLNTFMNAFTSSDWTAYPFASQNRKDFDNLLDVYLDAVFFARLDPLDFAQEGHRLEFAESDNPDSDLVFKGVVFNEMKGAMSSVTSQLWQKLSKYLFPTTTYHFNSGGEPADIPDLTYEQLVNFYRTHYHPSNAIFMTFGDIEAAEHQAVFEEKALHKFDQLHQKIEVGREKLYVSPVRVEESYPLSNDEGQQEKTHIVLGWLLGDVTDLEQSLTAHLLSGVLLDNSASPLMHLLETTELGQSPSPLCGLDDSQRELVFVCGIEGSERERADELEQAVLKVLQDVAENGAPYEQVAAALHQLELQQREIGGDGYPYGLQLILTALTGATHRGDAIGLLNIDSALEKLREQIKDPDFIAGAARKLLLENQHRVRLVLSPDADMASRAEQAEKSQLAAIREKLSDGEKQQVIQTAKALAERQQRKDDESILPKVGVEDIPPELPKVEGEQVAINHSKVTRYSAGTNGLVYQQLVTTLPEFSDEERILLPYYCQSLSELGLGEKNYLEVQQWQAAVAGSLHSFTSQRTDLDNLNSQTGHFILSGKALAANQAALSELMQATMEQVRFDELPRIKELLLQTLARREQSVVGNGHALAMAAASAGFNRAAADGHESGGLQGLRQLKALVKTLDSTQGLEILAGKFSSIHQKINNAGRQFLLIGEEEKLAEFTEAMAPLANGKETASNRDDAPFAPRKVQEVWVANSQVNFCAKAYPTVPMTHADAPALAVLGGFLRNGYLHRTIREQGGAYGGGASHDANIGAFRFYSYRDPRMGETLKDFDASVEWLLNEAHEDQQVEEAILGVVGGMDKPGSPAGEAKKAFHSALYGRTHAVRQEFRRKVTEVTLADLQRVGKTYLQADKANTAVVTGNQGRDAGLALDLHEEKL; encoded by the coding sequence TTGAGCAACGTACACCCCGCATTTGAAGCCATTACCAGTGCCGAGATCGAATCCCTCGGCGTCCGCGTGGAAGAGTACCGCCACCGCCGCACTGGCGCCCAGCACCTGCATATCGCCGCCGACAACCCCGAAAATGTTTTTCTGGTGGCCCTGCGCACCGTTCCCCACGACTCTACCGGCGTCGCCCACATTCTCGAACACACCGCCCTCTGCGGCAGTGACAAGTATCCGGTGCGCGACCCTTTCTTCATGATGATACGCCGTTCGCTCAACACTTTTATGAACGCCTTTACCAGCTCAGACTGGACGGCCTACCCGTTTGCCAGCCAGAACCGTAAAGATTTCGACAACCTTCTGGATGTGTACCTGGACGCCGTGTTTTTCGCGCGCCTGGACCCGCTGGACTTCGCCCAGGAAGGCCACCGCCTGGAATTCGCCGAGAGCGACAATCCGGATAGTGATCTGGTGTTCAAAGGCGTGGTCTTCAATGAAATGAAAGGGGCGATGAGTTCAGTGACCTCCCAGCTGTGGCAGAAACTGAGCAAATACCTGTTCCCGACCACCACCTATCACTTCAATTCCGGCGGTGAGCCCGCGGATATCCCCGATCTCACCTACGAGCAACTGGTAAATTTCTACCGCACCCACTACCACCCCAGCAACGCCATCTTCATGACCTTCGGCGATATCGAGGCGGCGGAGCATCAGGCGGTGTTTGAAGAAAAAGCCTTGCACAAATTTGACCAACTTCATCAGAAGATCGAGGTTGGCCGGGAAAAACTCTACGTATCCCCGGTGCGCGTGGAAGAAAGTTACCCTCTGTCCAATGACGAGGGGCAGCAGGAAAAGACCCACATCGTACTCGGCTGGCTGCTGGGCGATGTCACCGACCTGGAACAATCCCTGACCGCGCACCTGCTCTCGGGGGTACTGCTGGACAACAGCGCCTCGCCACTGATGCACCTGCTGGAAACCACCGAGTTGGGGCAATCCCCCTCCCCGCTGTGCGGTCTGGACGACAGCCAGCGCGAACTGGTGTTCGTGTGTGGCATTGAGGGCAGCGAGCGCGAGCGCGCGGACGAGCTGGAGCAGGCGGTACTCAAGGTACTGCAGGATGTGGCGGAAAATGGAGCGCCTTACGAGCAGGTTGCCGCGGCACTGCATCAACTGGAACTTCAGCAGCGCGAGATCGGTGGCGACGGCTACCCCTATGGGCTGCAGTTGATCCTCACTGCGCTTACCGGTGCCACCCATCGCGGCGACGCCATCGGCCTGCTCAATATCGACAGTGCCCTGGAAAAACTTCGCGAACAGATCAAGGACCCCGATTTTATCGCCGGTGCCGCGCGCAAACTGCTGCTGGAAAACCAGCACCGCGTGCGTCTGGTTCTGTCACCGGACGCGGATATGGCATCCCGCGCCGAGCAGGCTGAGAAGTCCCAGCTGGCCGCAATCCGGGAAAAGCTCAGCGACGGCGAAAAGCAACAGGTCATCCAAACGGCCAAGGCCCTGGCCGAGCGCCAGCAACGCAAAGACGATGAGTCCATTCTGCCCAAAGTCGGCGTCGAGGATATTCCCCCGGAACTGCCGAAGGTCGAAGGCGAACAAGTCGCCATCAACCACAGCAAAGTGACCCGCTACAGCGCGGGCACCAATGGTCTGGTGTACCAGCAACTGGTGACCACACTGCCGGAATTCAGCGACGAAGAGCGCATCCTGCTGCCCTACTACTGCCAGAGCCTGAGCGAACTCGGTCTGGGCGAAAAAAATTACCTGGAAGTGCAACAGTGGCAAGCGGCGGTGGCAGGCTCCCTGCATTCGTTCACCAGTCAGCGTACGGACCTGGACAACCTGAATAGCCAGACCGGCCATTTCATTCTTTCCGGCAAGGCGCTGGCGGCAAACCAGGCAGCCCTCAGTGAATTGATGCAGGCCACCATGGAGCAGGTGCGCTTTGACGAGCTACCGCGCATCAAGGAATTGCTGTTGCAGACCCTGGCCCGGCGGGAACAATCTGTAGTCGGCAACGGCCATGCACTGGCCATGGCTGCCGCCAGCGCCGGCTTTAATCGCGCCGCGGCAGACGGTCATGAGTCCGGTGGCCTGCAGGGCCTGCGCCAGCTGAAGGCACTGGTCAAAACCCTGGACAGCACCCAGGGACTGGAAATCCTGGCGGGGAAATTCAGCAGTATCCACCAGAAAATCAACAACGCCGGACGCCAGTTCCTGCTGATCGGTGAGGAAGAAAAACTCGCGGAATTTACCGAGGCCATGGCACCACTGGCGAATGGCAAAGAGACCGCCAGCAACAGGGATGATGCGCCCTTTGCGCCGCGCAAGGTTCAGGAAGTCTGGGTCGCCAACAGCCAGGTAAACTTCTGCGCCAAGGCCTACCCCACCGTGCCCATGACCCATGCGGACGCACCGGCACTGGCCGTACTGGGCGGCTTCCTGCGCAATGGCTACCTGCACCGCACTATCCGCGAACAGGGCGGCGCCTACGGAGGCGGCGCCAGCCACGACGCCAACATCGGCGCTTTCCGCTTCTATTCCTACCGCGATCCTCGCATGGGAGAAACTCTGAAGGACTTCGATGCGTCGGTGGAATGGCTGCTGAATGAAGCCCATGAAGACCAGCAGGTCGAAGAAGCCATTCTCGGCGTGGTGGGCGGTATGGACAAACCCGGCTCTCCGGCGGGCGAAGCCAAGAAGGCCTTCCATTCGGCACTTTACGGCCGCACCCATGCCGTGCGCCAGGAATTCCGCCGCAAGGTCACCGAAGTCACCCTCGCGGACCTGCAGCGGGTAGGAAAAACCTATTTGCAAGCCGACAAGGCCAACACCGCAGTGGTCACCGGCAACCAGGGACGCGATGCGGGACTCGCACTGGATCTGCACGAAGAGAAACTGTGA
- a CDS encoding DUF599 domain-containing protein: MDYVSLAGFCFIWAGYTVFARRKAKTAWCLASSMQWYRVEWMLRMLERDVRIPDAAILGNLERVIGFFASTSILILAGLVTALSANSAAVELLSSLPFAQGTSVEQFELKVLVLILIYIFAFFNFTWSLRQYSFANVLLGAAPAVDEEEISREERRRYAISAAKVIDQAGHSYNYGLRCFYFSMAVMGWFVHPALFVLGYLGVIWVLYMREFRSRTLQVILAAEGRSLDQAKDK, encoded by the coding sequence ATGGACTATGTGAGCCTGGCAGGTTTCTGCTTTATCTGGGCCGGGTATACCGTATTTGCCCGCAGGAAGGCGAAAACCGCCTGGTGTCTGGCCTCGTCCATGCAGTGGTACCGGGTGGAGTGGATGCTGCGAATGCTGGAGCGGGATGTGCGCATCCCCGACGCCGCCATTCTCGGTAATCTGGAGCGCGTGATTGGTTTTTTTGCATCCACCAGCATCCTGATTCTCGCGGGTCTGGTTACCGCACTCTCCGCCAATAGTGCGGCGGTGGAGCTGCTGAGTAGCCTGCCTTTTGCGCAGGGAACCAGCGTGGAGCAGTTTGAGCTCAAGGTGCTGGTACTGATCCTCATCTATATCTTTGCCTTTTTTAACTTCACCTGGTCACTGCGTCAGTACTCTTTCGCCAATGTACTGCTCGGTGCCGCGCCGGCGGTGGATGAAGAGGAAATAAGTCGAGAGGAGCGCCGACGTTACGCCATCAGTGCCGCCAAGGTGATTGATCAGGCGGGTCACAGCTATAACTACGGATTGCGTTGTTTCTACTTTTCCATGGCCGTGATGGGCTGGTTTGTACACCCGGCATTGTTTGTGCTCGGTTATCTGGGCGTCATCTGGGTGCTGTATATGCGCGAATTCCGCTCGCGAACCCTGCAGGTCATTCTGGCCGCCGAGGGCCGTTCTCTTGATCAGGCGAAGGACAAATAA